A stretch of DNA from Artemia franciscana chromosome 6, ASM3288406v1, whole genome shotgun sequence:
TGTAATTAGAATAGatagcttttttgaaattactaaaactactttagtataaagggcgaggtattgaggaggggacagcccctttcacatacggaataatttctgtttgttttaagctttaatgtcgctccttactttcagataaaaaaaacttgtttttcttatttaatttctgaacgttttcgaattaatataggttttgattttggctcaccgtacatgaataattaaaacgaaatttgcatattagttttactttttttggctaaatggctttctcaaagttttaatcggacgattttgagataaaaagtGGCCAGGGAAGGGACCTAGttgcctttcaatttttttggttgcttaaaaattcCACtaaaaattccacgtttttattagtaataaatgcaCACAaatgaacttacgtaacgaacttctatattcgtatatttttttattacgtaggaagttcgccccctcgtcaatacctcgctcattacattaaagttctaattttgttctaattctttaataCTGACTTCTGAATCACagaggccgtttaattagaatacatAGCTCTTTTgtattattacaaaaaatactaaatacaaaaattataaattaccaaaaaatactttagcgtaaagagcgtaacCCTCTCTTCCAAACCTCCCCCCctcaccaccagaaaaaatcccactttaaacgtctgtatacttcccaatgaccaatactatgtataaacaatgggcaaacttcATAATTTGTAGTCCTTCCCTGGGTACTGCGGGAGGTTAAGTCGTCCATCAAGACAAAGtgattagatttttcaactattctgaacaaaatggttatcttaaaattttgatccggtgactttgggaaaaaaagagcttgGGAgagggtctagttgccctccattttttagGTCGCTtagaaaaggcactagaacttctaattttcgttagaatgagccctcttgcgaaattctaggaccactgtttCGATCACTcctagaaaaaacaacaacaaataaacatttacCCGTGATCtctcttttggcaaaaaaaaaagaaaaaaatactaagttccacatttttgcagataggagcttgaaatctctacagtagggtGATCAAACATCCGtggccaaaaaacaaaattccacatttttgtagataggagcttgaaacttctacaatagggttgtctgatacgctgaatctgttggtgtgatttttattaacattataTCACTTTTAGAGGCTgatcccccttttttgaaaataaggcaaattttctcctgcttgtaatttttgatgtgtaaggcctaacttgatgaaacttttgtatttaaaatcagcataaaaaaataattcttatgaTGTAtataatggtatcaaaattccgttttttaagagtttcagtTTCTactgagccaggtcgctccttactacatttcgttaccaggaactgtttgattaagccTTGCATAGGGATATCATGGCGACCAGTCAGCATAGACATGGCGGTATGCCTTGCTTTTTGGGGAATGGGagatacatttttgaaaagaccttttttatgaaaagaGAAGGTACCAGCTCAGGCCATTGTGTATGTAAGCCCCTTCCCATACTTGGTTTGTATGGTAAAATATTTTCGGTTTTGAGCAacattttgtttcctttttttgaaaattaaaagattttgcCTTCTTATTCAGGCTTAAATGTacgattgtaaaaaaaaagattaattctGGGATTGATACGACTCTGAGTATTTATCTTTAAAGGGGTGTGAATTCccccttcttcttttttcgtgAAATGATGGTACGTGACCTCAAGACTTTTGGATCTGGCTTGCTTAGGACTAATCAATGTGAAGGGGAAGGGGTGGGGGCGGTTATTCTCTAAAACCGGTTAGCAAGACAAGTAGTTGACAAAGATGAACTTTGACATTTAACTAATGAGCTTGCACATATGTCTGTTGGCAACTAGGCAAAGGGAGGGGGGATTACTCCCCATCCCAGAACAATGTCCAAAGATTTTAAGTTTTCCTCCTGTAACCTCTTAAGTTTATCATAATGGAAAAAGAGagcaccaatgcaacagcacaaacacagaaacaaacatacactataaaaaaaggaaaagaaaagaaataagaagaaagacagaagtagaaaggaagactgttttcctactttagtaattaatatagctCAGTACTTGAATGACGCCTTAACTCTACTCATtgatccaattacataggtcaaacagcatagccatataGAAGCAAccgtaaagaataatccatggactgccagtcgtgtcgtaagtaagtataagtcgtcatttaccaaatattaaaaacattatttgtaattagtatttttttgtgtttttgaccCCTCCCAGAAAAAACTACTGCTTAGGTGTCTGTGTGTCTACATTATAGTGGAAAAAGCGTAAAATAATCCTCATGGTAACGAAGTGCAGTAATACTTTTAAGCAATGGATCCATATCCCCTGTTGGGCGTATACTTTTCAatttaagcatcaaaattctgttccTCTACTTTTAGCTATGAGAAAAAAGCATTGTTTATTCAAACTTGATATTAAAATTGTAAGCGCTGTAATAAAGGTAATACATTTCGAAGTTGACCCAAAGCAGGGTTGCCACTGCCAAATTTCCTCTGTTGTGAAGTTGTTTTTAGACTTAGGATGTTTAACATGGTGCTCACGCTGTCCATCGCATCTAAAGTCTCCCTATTTGCTTCCTCCGTATTGCTTCCAGACTCATGCAGTTGTTGCGatagttttttcattgttagaaTTTTGTCACCAATATTGTCTAAATTGTCACCTATGCGCTCATAATTACTTTGCGGGAGTATTCTTTGGTTTCCAGTTTGAAAATTCATCGGTACTTTTAGCCACGTATTTTCTGTATGTTCTGTTTTTGAGCTTGTCTTCTTGTGCTTAACATATCGTGCAGGTGAAATATTTTCTGGTTCCTCTCTTACATGCTTCATAAATTCAAGCTCTTCTTCATTTAGTCCTTCTTTATTGATGAGTTGAGGTAGCATATTGTCTAAAATGTCACCATCGTCCATCCCAAATCGGCTTTGAAATATATGTGAGTCAAAGTCCTCAACTATGTCTTCATTAAATACCTCACTAGGAGGTAAAAATCCATCATTCTTGCATCGTTGGTTTTCTATAGATTTTTCTGATGCTGGACAATAGAATTTTCTAAGGGTTACATCATTGTCAGTTCGTTTGCGCTGCCCCTCTGTGAAATATAATGGAGTATCACGTGGAGTTGCAGTTGCTAAGCACATAAATAGAAATACCAATAAGACTCTGCAATACAAAATTTAGTAAgattaatacaaattaaaatattataagtaaaatatagattaaaatgaattaagcatttttctatttatcaattaataaggtaaaattaaatattaaaatctcttaaatagtaaacaacaaataataattactattaCCAGTGACCTAACTAGATGGATAGGGGGTGTACATCGACCTGAGTGGCACTTCCCAGGGGATGGTGgggaaaaaagagaataaaaagagCAGATGAAGCAAATTGTGACCACGGAAGATCGAGCTCCGATTCGTGAAAACATCGAAACAACTGTTAGTAACATTATGGTAGAGCGTCGTCTGGATTCAAAAATGGTTATGGTTGGTGCCAAAGTTGAATTTGCTGCTTTGGAACCCTCACTGACTAAGCTATGTTGCAAACAAATCTCTACTGAGAAATTAACTGTCAAGAGAGAAGGCGCCAGTAGCAGCCAAAGCTAACAATAGAGAATATGCCTGCGAAACCGTACCTGCGGCCCCGTACCGTACCGTACCTGCGGCCCCGCACACTGTAACAAACCTGGAGTTcacaatattaatttattttcatcccAGAGCATCATGGGCGTAatcccagaattttgatatattttgttGTGTGTGTAAATGATTGTTCCACTCTGTTGTAAGAATCTTGTTCACAAAAAAATCTATACCATTGAATATTGTGGATGTTACCCCCAtcgttttctaaaattaatgtaaaaaactttttccacaagaccGGTTTTTCAAGGGAAAAAAAAGCTCTATCAAGCCAAGGgtgagcaaaaataaaggcaaataatctttcaagcgtaaaactactacaaatcactattaataaataaatgaaactcaaaacaaacagaaattacaatgaatagccaactcaaactcaaaacgagcaaaaattaacatgagtagggcagATAACCCCTGTAccttctcaagacaagaacacaatttgcgctttactgaaaaaagaaaaaaaacaaccctgGAAAAATGACCCTGGATTGTCAGTTATATTGACCTATACTGACATTTTATCGTTAAGGCTttgatagtttttcttttatgaaagtaagaaaattgaaaagatttcaaacgtgttttgttttcagttcccatttcctttaaatctttctttgtgacATATTCCGACCCCAGATGAGGAAACCCtgttttctgtttagccctacacggttggctgaaaaggacaatactgggcaatctgtcatccttcatccgtagaacgtgttTAGCTATGTCGGCCATAgggggcttggtgctgtggtaaGTTGTTATTAGTTGTAATAGTATTTCCAAAAGTCCAATCCTAATACCCCCAAttgttctcgatatattgcttaggtgtcttattggcaaccatttaacacaattccttttaatttattttaaagcaacatttagttttaaagcataatggaccAATTTCATAATTctggggggttgacatgcctaatatcgctaaagacatagtttctgGACCCTTCTACTGGGCTGAACATAATGGCTGTCTAAaagttttgactggatgcgttttaAAAATGAACGAGCTTGAGAGAAGGgttgcttgccctccaatctcttgttactcttaaaaagggcacaagacaCTCGTACTGTAATTGGAGTACAAGGGGGAGGACTTCTcccttcatttatttattaaaaacattttaaacaaaatgaaaaacattttaaatgtcttttgttttcagtaaagtacaaattatgttctggtctagagaaggcatggggattgtcagccctactcatgttaatttttgctcgttttgagtttgactcggttatttattgtatgatttaaataaacaaaatgcgtaaaaaattttcaacttttaactgtaataaattaaaaaactattgaaactttaaggaatatatatcagtatatgtatactaatttttttttagtaaattgcaGATTATTTTCTGGTGTTGCGAAAGTATGgaggttgtcaaagacataattttcagacctttcaactacactgaacaaaatggctatctcaaaattttgattaaatgtgttttgggaattgatgggcatgaggggggagggttgttgccctccaatcacttatgaccatcttaaaatttatatcagatgcagtacgggaaaatacgaagtttgaggggggtggggtatccaccctcatatcactctgaatcttaaaaagggcattataaattcttattaccaatccaacgagCCCCTTCCAAAGCTTATACGATTTCTCTTTCTATATGCACCTTATATGCCCTGAGGGATTAACCTACAattcttgccctgagggctgttggggggggggtcatactcaaagacataatttgtGGTTCtctcaattacgttgaacaaattggctgtttcaaaatttatatttgatgtgtttttggaaatggtgggcgagggagggggttagttgccttcATCACTTTCGACTTCTAAAAACGACGCTGGTCGTATCAGTTTCTAATctaatgagctgttttcgaagtttctacaacaacaagtggccatctcagaatttctatcagatgaatttcgggaaaatacgaggtgtgaaAGTATGCTGTACCTTGTATGTCCTGAGAGATaatttacaactcttgccctgagggcttttgGGAGTTTccaccctcaaagacataatttcatgacctttcaattatattgaacaaaatggctgtctcaaaatttttattgggtgtgtttggggaaatggtggtcGTGGGAGGGGGATAGGTGCCTCCAATCATTTCCGGctctaaaaaagggcactagcccttataatttccaatcgaatgagctgtcttcgaagtttcttcgacaacaaatgaccatcttaaaatcaaaatcagatgcatttctgGAAAATACGAGTTGTGGAGGGGGTattcaccctccgatcactctgaatctcaaaaagctcactagaacttctgatttccaatacTATGTGCCCTTCCAAGAGCTATACAATTACCCGTTCTGCacataccttatatgcccccagggcaacttacagcccttgtccagaggactgtgggggattgtcatcctcaaaggcataatttccagaactttcacatgtttaataaaatgtttaatcaaaattttaatggatgtatttggggaacaGTTGGGCATGGGACAGGGATTAGTTGCcgtccaatcactttttactgttaaaaagggcactgttAAAAAGGGTAATTGTAGTAGCAGCGTTAGCAtacaaatattacctttttgatctagtcccttatcatttcctgaaagtttcaaattggtACACGCAGTCATTCataagttatgcccttttgacaatctttaaacacataaaatgttttgaattagttcagccctctcctcaacattttctgaaaggctCGCCTGTTTTCTCTTAGGctttttttggaaatgaaaTTCAAACACGAATACCTTTTTCAGTGACAGTGAACGACGGGCGTTGGAGGGGAATAGTTGGCCTCTgttcactttcgactattaaaaagggcactaaccttttaatttccaatggaatgagccttttttgaagtttttgcgacaacaaatggccatctcatcagatacatttggggaaaatacgaggtgcgGGGGGGCTATCCACCATCCAATCACTCTGCATCTCAAAAGGGCACTAAGTCTTTTGATTAGCATACAAtaagcccccttcgaagttaaTACAATCACTCCTTTCTGTAATAAACCTTATTCGCCCCCAGGTAtggcttacaacccttgccctaagggctgttGTCATCCTCAAgtacataatttccggacctttcactacgttgaacaaaatggcgatctcaaaatttggactgaatgtgttttgggaaatgttgGGCATGGGAGGAGGTTTAGTTGTCCTtcagtcactttcgactattaaaatgggcactagccctttcgatttccaatcgaatgagcctttttagaagtttctacgacaacaaaaggccatttcaaaatttctgtcagattCATTTCGAGGAAATGCGAGgtttgtcgggggggggggggggtatccaacCTTCGATATTTTGTAATCTTATATAGGTTACTAGAACATCTGATgactaatccaatgagccccctttgaagtttttacgaccactcTCTCTATACAAACTTTATATTCCCCCAGGGTAAaaattacaacctttgccctgagaGCTTGGGAGAGTTataatcctcaaagacacaacgtctggaccttttaactacgctgaacaaaatggtcatctcaaaattttattggatgtttTTGGC
This window harbors:
- the LOC136027860 gene encoding uncharacterized protein LOC136027860, with amino-acid sequence MYSRLRVLLVFLFMCLATATPRDTPLYFTEGQRKRTDNDVTLRKFYCPASEKSIENQRCKNDGFLPPSEVFNEDIVEDFDSHIFQSRFGMDDGDILDNMLPQLINKEGLNEEELEFMKHVREEPENISPARYVKHKKTSSKTEHTENTWLKVPMNFQTGNQRILPQSNYERIGDNLDNIGDKILTMKKLSQQLHESGSNTEEANRETLDAMDSVSTMLNILSLKTTSQQRKFGSGNPALGQLRNVLPLLQRLQF